The DNA region TATCCTTGAGGGGAACTGATCGAGGACGAACCATGGGACGAATCCGCAAGCGGCACTCACCGGCCTTCAAGGCGAAGGTCGCCCTGCAGGCCACCAAGCAGGAGGCCACGATCGCCGAACTGGCCCGGGAGCATCAGGTCCATCCGGTCCAGATCAGCCAGTGGAAGAAACAACTGCTCGACGGCGTTGAGGACCTCTTCGCCAGTGGGTCGAGCAAACGAACCCCCGATCCCGAGGCCCTGCAGGGCGAACTCTACGAGCAGATCGGTCGGCTCCAGATGGAGCTGGCCTGGGT from Tautonia marina includes:
- a CDS encoding transposase; this translates as MGRIRKRHSPAFKAKVALQATKQEATIAELAREHQVHPVQISQWKKQLLDGVEDLFASGSSKRTPDPEALQGELYEQIGRLQMELAWVKKKAGL